One stretch of Archocentrus centrarchus isolate MPI-CPG fArcCen1 chromosome 5, fArcCen1, whole genome shotgun sequence DNA includes these proteins:
- the LOC115780693 gene encoding probable G-protein coupled receptor, producing the protein MEENGSFVTEYNESTAAWTPVPSAPSKQLGNFPNPQTRLKDLMGLFFMVTLNVLALLANTAVLVVVIKASHLRKFVFVCHLCTVDLLCAILLMPLGIVSSSPYFSVVFTVLECQVYVFLNVILIAASIFTITAISVERYYYIVHPMRYEVKMTLKLTAAVMVTVWVASAGLGLSTVFGWPSYGSLSSISAAHCSLYWSHSDHRRIFSVLFSVTCFCLPAVVIFAVYCNVYKVARVAARQHGPLPSWTNSQLKHRSDSINSQTTIITTRSVPRGISRDRPFGGGKAALTLVVIVGQFLICWLPYFAFRFHLIFDATPQIPNDLEETVTWLAYSSFAINPFFYGLLNRQIREELCKLRRCYSARPMELPASSQEGSGHENFLQFLNRTSCSLETRPSFATLDHTGQTGFRIPGQIPEEFI; encoded by the coding sequence ATGGAGGAGAACGGTTCATTTGTTACTGAGTACAATGAAAGCACCGCTGCTTGGACACCAGTACCTTCTGCTCCCAGCAAACAGCTGGGAAATTTTCCCAACCCACAAACACGTCTCAAGGACCTCATGGGATTATTTTTCATGGTGACCCTGAATGTTCTGGCACTTCTGGCCAACACTGCTGTGCTTGTGGTTGTCATCAAAGCCTCTCATCTCAggaaatttgtatttgtatgcCATCTTTGTACGGTGGACCTCCTGTGTGCCATTTTGCTCATGCCTCTTGGCATTGTGTCCAGCTCCCCCTACTTTTCTGTGGTGTTCACTGTGCTGGAGTGCCAGGTCTATGTCTTCCTCAATGTAATCCTCATAGCAGCCTCTATCTTCACCATCACAGCTATTAGTGTGGAGCGTTATTACTACATTGTCCATCCCATGCGATACGAGGTGAAGATGACATTGAAGCTGACTGCAGCCGTGATGGTGACAGTGTGGGTGGCTTCTGCAGGGCTGGGGTTGTCCACTGTGTTCGGATGGCCGTCTTATGGTAGCCTGAGCTCCATCAGTGCTGCACACTGCTCATTGTATTGGAGCCACAGTGACCACAGGCGGATTTTCTCTGTGCTCTTCAGTGTCACCTGTTTCTGTCTGCCAGCAGTGGTGATTTTTGCTGTCTACTGTAATGTCTACAAGGTGGCCCGTGTGGCTGCCCGGCAGCATGGACCTCTGCCTTCCTGGACAAACAGTCAACTGAAGCATCGCTCTGACTCAATAAACAGTCAGACTACCATCATCACAACTCGCAGTGTCCCTCGCGGGATTTCCCGAGACCGGCCTTTTGGTGGTGGTAAGGCTGCTCTCACTCTCGTGGTCATTGTTGGCCAGTTTCTAATCTGCTGGCTGCCTTATTTTGCCTTCCGGTTCCATTTGATATTCGATGCAACACCCCAGATCCCTAATGACCTGGAGGAAACAGTCACCTGGCTGGCATATTCCTCATTTGCAATTAACCCTTTTTTCTATGGGCTTCTAAACCGGCAAATCAGGGAAGAGCTTTGTAAACTAAGGCGCTGCTACTCAGCTCGACCAATGGAATTGCCGGCATCCAGCCAGGAGGGCTCAGGCCACGAGAACTTTTTGCAGTTCCTCAACAGGACCAGCTGCAGTTTAGAGACACGTCCAAGTTTTGCCACTCTGGATCATACTGGGCAGACTGGTTTCAGGATACCAGGACAGATTCCAGAGGAGTTCATTTAG